A stretch of the Vitis riparia cultivar Riparia Gloire de Montpellier isolate 1030 chromosome 13, EGFV_Vit.rip_1.0, whole genome shotgun sequence genome encodes the following:
- the LOC117927815 gene encoding NADPH:quinone oxidoreductase-like: MEAAIAVKPVIKVAALCGSLRKASFNRGLIRSAIKISKEAIKGMEIEYVDIAPLPMLNTDLEVDGTYPPAVEAFRRKILEADSILFASPEYNYSVTAPLKNAIDWASRPPNVWADKPAAIISTGGGFGGGRSQYHLRQIGVYLDLHFINKPEFFLNAFQPPAKFDGEGNLIDEDAQKRIKEVILSLQAFTRRLQGK, translated from the exons atggaggcAGCCATAGCAGTCAAGCCAGTTATCAAAGTCGCGGCTTTGTGCGGTTCCCTTCGCAAAGCTTCCTTCAATCGCGGCCTCATCCGTTCtg CGATCAAGATTTCCAAGGAAGCGATCAAGGGTATGGAGATAGAGTATGTGGACATCGCGCCGCTGCCGATGCTCAACACGGATCTCGAGGTCGACGGAACGTATCCGCCTGCTGTGGAAGCTTTTCGCCGGAAGATTCTCGAAGCCGACAGTATTCTCTTTGCTTCGCCGGAGTACAATTACTCTGTTACTG CTCCTCTGAAGAATGCAATTGATTGGGCCTCTAGACCACCAAATGTATGGGCTGACAAGCCTGCTGCAATCATTAGCACAGGAGGGGGTTTTGGGGGGGGACGATCGCAATATCATCTCCGCCAGATCGGTGTTTATCTTGATCTCCATTTCATCAATAAGCCCGAGTTCTTCTTGAACGCATTCCAACCTCCAGCAAAGTTCGATGGTGAAGGCAACTTGATCGATGAAGACGCCCAGAAGAGGATAAAGGAGGTTATTCTATCCTTGCAAGCATTTACTAGGCGGCTTCAAGGTAAGTAA